In one Salvelinus fontinalis isolate EN_2023a chromosome 16, ASM2944872v1, whole genome shotgun sequence genomic region, the following are encoded:
- the LOC129813267 gene encoding nucleolar and spindle-associated protein 1-like isoform X3 → MVVAASCCGDVFQADKLLKALREHFQQQQTQEDVAVDQGDETGVDSQDNTVNSNSTQDENNSALVDEMSPKPSAQEFVTKRRGRRQPKMRKEPEDEEAEREPAKAPLTPAEVVNKVTESIIAKGSGKRRRVSAAKDSGVAVPEHKVAAVMFGVGQKVAKPVGRIPRHEGLLKRTMLKPTTPNFRKLHEAHFKKMESIDSYVERKTKKMDSFRNSVNELKVLSDKTLLTPTEGKTQTSLTSSRASLFSPASQKPATDRRRVSARKPAQKDTVVPFRPTVLSTRRINVRFSQATQDNEHKKTMVKTPARMAPRMDLLTPGKETTFGGKPEVNKTFVLSNAKTPAFVFTANTSVLSNCPETNKKANFDLKASLSKTLTYKPHKGKLKPFMVAKENTVDQSQTVPTHQKNYKQHPVQAREERRTKHTEVRKQKKEKMLGARRGLVIT, encoded by the exons atggtggtggcagcatcatgctgtggggatgtttttcag GCTGATAAGCTTCTGAAGGCGCTCAGGGAACATTTCCAACAACAACAAACGCAGGAAGATGTTGCCGTGGAC CAGGGAGATGAGACTGGTGTTGACTCACAGGATAACACGGTTAACAGCAACTCAACTCAGGATGAAAACAATTCAGCACTGGTTGATGAGATGTCGCCAAAACCTTCAGCTCAGGAGTTTGTGACCAAACGTCGTGGTAGACGGCAACCGAAAATGAGGAAGGAGCCTGAAGATGAGGAGGCAGAGCGTGAACCTGCCAAAGCGCCACTCACCCCAGCTGAG GTTGTTAACAAGGTGACTGAATCCATCATCGCCAAAGGGAGTGGCAAGAGAAGGAGAGTGTCTGCTGCTAAGGATTCTGGGGTGGCTGTGCCTGAACACAAAGTTGCAGCAGTGATGTTTG GAGTGGGACAGAAAGTGGCGAAACCCGTAGGAAGGATCCCTCGCCACGAGGGTCTCCTGAAGAGGACGATGTTAAAGCCTACTACACCGA ACTTCAGGAAGCTCCACGAGGCGCATTTCAAAAAGATGGAGTCGATTGATTCGTACGTGGAAAGGAAGACCAAGAAAATGGATTCGTTCAGAAATTCAGTGAATGAATTGAAG GTTCTTTCAGATAAGACTCTTTTGACACCAACTGAAGGAAAAACTCAAACA AGCTTAACCTCGAGCCGCGCCTCCCTGTTCAGCCCTGCATCCCAGAAACCAGCTACAGACAGACGCAGAGTCTCAGCCAGAAAACCCGCCCAGAAGGACACGGTTGTCCCGTTCAGACCCACAGTCCTGTCCACACGCCGGATCAACGTTCG GTTCTCTCAAGCTACTCAGGATAATGAGCACAAGAAAACCATGGTGAAGACGCCAGCACGCATGGCACCCCGCATGGACCTCCTCACTCCTGGGAAAGAGACTACATTTGGAGGGAAACCTGAAGTCAACAAGACCTTTGTTCTCTCCAATGCTAAGACACCAG CATTTGTGTTTACTGCAAACACCAGTGTTCTTTCTAACTGTCCTGAAACCAACAAGAAGGCCAACTTTGATCTGAAGGCCAGTCTCTCTAAGACTCTCACCTATAAGCCTCATAAGG GAAAGCTGAAGCCATTCATGGTGGCCAAAGAGAACACAGTGGACCAGTCTCAGACCGTTCCCACACACCAGAAGAACTACAAACAGCATCCGGTTCAGGCAAG ggaggaaaggaggacaAAACATACTGAAGTCAGGAAGCAGAAGAAAGAGAAGATGCTTGGAGCCAGACGAGGCCTCGTCATCACCTGA
- the oip5 gene encoding protein Mis18-beta isoform X1, translating into MYDFESFQSCDTDDQKLGNESVNQAIVENPVTFHCGQCNTVWADSRGICGEATSINSLICLEVTQDVTINSGREWSLDGLFSACVYNTLQCAGCLCLMGVILYSTPQHLTALRNLFLLKKDKMYCYIFRTGQMVKASTLNFNVTPLGERVSELRQLIQETESHLSNVSAVMDDTRTNEATSSVQWTS; encoded by the exons ATGTATGATTTTGAGTCATTTCAGTCCTGCGACACAGATGACCAAAAGCTGGGGAATGAATCAGTGAACCAAGCCATCGTCGAGAATCCAGTGACTTTTCATTGTGGACAATGCAACACCGTGTGGGCTGATTCCCGAGGGATCTGTGGAGAAGCAACATCTATCAACTCTCTCATTTGTCTTG AGGTAACCCAAGATGTGACCATCAATAGTGGACGTGAGTGGAGCCTGGATGGTCTGTTCAGTGCATG TGTGTACAACACTCTCCAATGCGCCGGCTGTCTCTGCCTCATGGGTGTAATCCTCTACTCGACACCACAGCACCTGACTGCTCTGCGAAACCTCTTTCTCCTCAAGAAAGACAAGATGTACTG TTATATTTTCCGCACTGGCCAAATGGTGAAAGCCTCTACACTCAACTTTAATGTAACACCACTAGGAGAACGTGTAAGTGAG CTGAGACAACTGATCCAGGAAACGGAAAGTCACCTTAGCAATGTGTCAGCAGTGATGGATGACACCCGCACGAATGAAGCGACCTCATCTGTCCAGTGGACAAGCTGA
- the LOC129813267 gene encoding nucleolar and spindle-associated protein 1-like isoform X2: MDLDSMKYAELRSIAKEVGLKSSKLKADKLLKALREHFQQQQTQEDVAVDGDETGVDSQDNTVNSNSTQDENNSALVDEMSPKPSAQEFVTKRRGRRQPKMRKEPEDEEAEREPAKAPLTPAEVVNKVTESIIAKGSGKRRRVSAAKDSGVAVPEHKVAAVMFGVGQKVAKPVGRIPRHEGLLKRTMLKPTTPNFRKLHEAHFKKMESIDSYVERKTKKMDSFRNSVNELKVLSDKTLLTPTEGKTQTSLTSSRASLFSPASQKPATDRRRVSARKPAQKDTVVPFRPTVLSTRRINVRFSQATQDNEHKKTMVKTPARMAPRMDLLTPGKETTFGGKPEVNKTFVLSNAKTPAFVFTANTSVLSNCPETNKKANFDLKASLSKTLTYKPHKGKLKPFMVAKENTVDQSQTVPTHQKNYKQHPVQAREERRTKHTEVRKQKKEKMLGARRGLVIT; this comes from the exons ATGGACTTGGATTCCATGAAGTATGCCGAATTGCGCAGTATTGCAAAGGAGGTTGGGCTCAAATCGTCAAAACTGAAG GCTGATAAGCTTCTGAAGGCGCTCAGGGAACATTTCCAACAACAACAAACGCAGGAAGATGTTGCCGTGGAC GGAGATGAGACTGGTGTTGACTCACAGGATAACACGGTTAACAGCAACTCAACTCAGGATGAAAACAATTCAGCACTGGTTGATGAGATGTCGCCAAAACCTTCAGCTCAGGAGTTTGTGACCAAACGTCGTGGTAGACGGCAACCGAAAATGAGGAAGGAGCCTGAAGATGAGGAGGCAGAGCGTGAACCTGCCAAAGCGCCACTCACCCCAGCTGAG GTTGTTAACAAGGTGACTGAATCCATCATCGCCAAAGGGAGTGGCAAGAGAAGGAGAGTGTCTGCTGCTAAGGATTCTGGGGTGGCTGTGCCTGAACACAAAGTTGCAGCAGTGATGTTTG GAGTGGGACAGAAAGTGGCGAAACCCGTAGGAAGGATCCCTCGCCACGAGGGTCTCCTGAAGAGGACGATGTTAAAGCCTACTACACCGA ACTTCAGGAAGCTCCACGAGGCGCATTTCAAAAAGATGGAGTCGATTGATTCGTACGTGGAAAGGAAGACCAAGAAAATGGATTCGTTCAGAAATTCAGTGAATGAATTGAAG GTTCTTTCAGATAAGACTCTTTTGACACCAACTGAAGGAAAAACTCAAACA AGCTTAACCTCGAGCCGCGCCTCCCTGTTCAGCCCTGCATCCCAGAAACCAGCTACAGACAGACGCAGAGTCTCAGCCAGAAAACCCGCCCAGAAGGACACGGTTGTCCCGTTCAGACCCACAGTCCTGTCCACACGCCGGATCAACGTTCG GTTCTCTCAAGCTACTCAGGATAATGAGCACAAGAAAACCATGGTGAAGACGCCAGCACGCATGGCACCCCGCATGGACCTCCTCACTCCTGGGAAAGAGACTACATTTGGAGGGAAACCTGAAGTCAACAAGACCTTTGTTCTCTCCAATGCTAAGACACCAG CATTTGTGTTTACTGCAAACACCAGTGTTCTTTCTAACTGTCCTGAAACCAACAAGAAGGCCAACTTTGATCTGAAGGCCAGTCTCTCTAAGACTCTCACCTATAAGCCTCATAAGG GAAAGCTGAAGCCATTCATGGTGGCCAAAGAGAACACAGTGGACCAGTCTCAGACCGTTCCCACACACCAGAAGAACTACAAACAGCATCCGGTTCAGGCAAG ggaggaaaggaggacaAAACATACTGAAGTCAGGAAGCAGAAGAAAGAGAAGATGCTTGGAGCCAGACGAGGCCTCGTCATCACCTGA
- the oip5 gene encoding protein Mis18-beta isoform X2, with amino-acid sequence MYDFESFQSCDTDDQKLGNESVNQAIVENPVTFHCGQCNTVWADSRGICGEATSINSLICLEVTQDVTINSGREWSLDGLFSACVYNTLQCAGCLCLMGVILYSTPQHLTALRNLFLLKKDKMYCYIFRTGQMVKASTLNFNVTPLGERLRQLIQETESHLSNVSAVMDDTRTNEATSSVQWTS; translated from the exons ATGTATGATTTTGAGTCATTTCAGTCCTGCGACACAGATGACCAAAAGCTGGGGAATGAATCAGTGAACCAAGCCATCGTCGAGAATCCAGTGACTTTTCATTGTGGACAATGCAACACCGTGTGGGCTGATTCCCGAGGGATCTGTGGAGAAGCAACATCTATCAACTCTCTCATTTGTCTTG AGGTAACCCAAGATGTGACCATCAATAGTGGACGTGAGTGGAGCCTGGATGGTCTGTTCAGTGCATG TGTGTACAACACTCTCCAATGCGCCGGCTGTCTCTGCCTCATGGGTGTAATCCTCTACTCGACACCACAGCACCTGACTGCTCTGCGAAACCTCTTTCTCCTCAAGAAAGACAAGATGTACTG TTATATTTTCCGCACTGGCCAAATGGTGAAAGCCTCTACACTCAACTTTAATGTAACACCACTAGGAGAACGT CTGAGACAACTGATCCAGGAAACGGAAAGTCACCTTAGCAATGTGTCAGCAGTGATGGATGACACCCGCACGAATGAAGCGACCTCATCTGTCCAGTGGACAAGCTGA
- the LOC129813267 gene encoding nucleolar and spindle-associated protein 1-like isoform X1, which produces MDLDSMKYAELRSIAKEVGLKSSKLKADKLLKALREHFQQQQTQEDVAVDQGDETGVDSQDNTVNSNSTQDENNSALVDEMSPKPSAQEFVTKRRGRRQPKMRKEPEDEEAEREPAKAPLTPAEVVNKVTESIIAKGSGKRRRVSAAKDSGVAVPEHKVAAVMFGVGQKVAKPVGRIPRHEGLLKRTMLKPTTPNFRKLHEAHFKKMESIDSYVERKTKKMDSFRNSVNELKVLSDKTLLTPTEGKTQTSLTSSRASLFSPASQKPATDRRRVSARKPAQKDTVVPFRPTVLSTRRINVRFSQATQDNEHKKTMVKTPARMAPRMDLLTPGKETTFGGKPEVNKTFVLSNAKTPAFVFTANTSVLSNCPETNKKANFDLKASLSKTLTYKPHKGKLKPFMVAKENTVDQSQTVPTHQKNYKQHPVQAREERRTKHTEVRKQKKEKMLGARRGLVIT; this is translated from the exons ATGGACTTGGATTCCATGAAGTATGCCGAATTGCGCAGTATTGCAAAGGAGGTTGGGCTCAAATCGTCAAAACTGAAG GCTGATAAGCTTCTGAAGGCGCTCAGGGAACATTTCCAACAACAACAAACGCAGGAAGATGTTGCCGTGGAC CAGGGAGATGAGACTGGTGTTGACTCACAGGATAACACGGTTAACAGCAACTCAACTCAGGATGAAAACAATTCAGCACTGGTTGATGAGATGTCGCCAAAACCTTCAGCTCAGGAGTTTGTGACCAAACGTCGTGGTAGACGGCAACCGAAAATGAGGAAGGAGCCTGAAGATGAGGAGGCAGAGCGTGAACCTGCCAAAGCGCCACTCACCCCAGCTGAG GTTGTTAACAAGGTGACTGAATCCATCATCGCCAAAGGGAGTGGCAAGAGAAGGAGAGTGTCTGCTGCTAAGGATTCTGGGGTGGCTGTGCCTGAACACAAAGTTGCAGCAGTGATGTTTG GAGTGGGACAGAAAGTGGCGAAACCCGTAGGAAGGATCCCTCGCCACGAGGGTCTCCTGAAGAGGACGATGTTAAAGCCTACTACACCGA ACTTCAGGAAGCTCCACGAGGCGCATTTCAAAAAGATGGAGTCGATTGATTCGTACGTGGAAAGGAAGACCAAGAAAATGGATTCGTTCAGAAATTCAGTGAATGAATTGAAG GTTCTTTCAGATAAGACTCTTTTGACACCAACTGAAGGAAAAACTCAAACA AGCTTAACCTCGAGCCGCGCCTCCCTGTTCAGCCCTGCATCCCAGAAACCAGCTACAGACAGACGCAGAGTCTCAGCCAGAAAACCCGCCCAGAAGGACACGGTTGTCCCGTTCAGACCCACAGTCCTGTCCACACGCCGGATCAACGTTCG GTTCTCTCAAGCTACTCAGGATAATGAGCACAAGAAAACCATGGTGAAGACGCCAGCACGCATGGCACCCCGCATGGACCTCCTCACTCCTGGGAAAGAGACTACATTTGGAGGGAAACCTGAAGTCAACAAGACCTTTGTTCTCTCCAATGCTAAGACACCAG CATTTGTGTTTACTGCAAACACCAGTGTTCTTTCTAACTGTCCTGAAACCAACAAGAAGGCCAACTTTGATCTGAAGGCCAGTCTCTCTAAGACTCTCACCTATAAGCCTCATAAGG GAAAGCTGAAGCCATTCATGGTGGCCAAAGAGAACACAGTGGACCAGTCTCAGACCGTTCCCACACACCAGAAGAACTACAAACAGCATCCGGTTCAGGCAAG ggaggaaaggaggacaAAACATACTGAAGTCAGGAAGCAGAAGAAAGAGAAGATGCTTGGAGCCAGACGAGGCCTCGTCATCACCTGA